Proteins encoded together in one Chryseobacterium taklimakanense window:
- a CDS encoding acetyl-CoA hydrolase/transferase family protein, translating into MYTYVSAEEAVSLIKSGDRVFSHGSACTPNVILDELARQSARLKNIEFVSITQQGNVEIAKPQYQGSFYINSLFTSTPVREAVNSEHGDFIPVFLSEIPTLFKNGLLPIDVAIVTVSPPDNHGYCTLGTSVDVARSAVDTSKKIIAVVNPKMPRTHGDGMLHIQKIDKMVWHEEELLTVDYGSKVGEEELKIGKNVAELIDDKSTLQMGIGTIPDAVLKCLHNHKDLGIHTEMLSDGVIDLILNDVVNNKYKGTHNNRTITSFCFGTKRLYDFVNDNPSIAFMDVQHVNFPINIMKNRKMTAINSAIEVDLTGQVCADSIGTFQFSGIGGQMDFMRGAALSEGGKPIIAISSRTKKGIPRIVPYLKQGAGVVTTRGHIHWIVTEYGAVNLYGKNLRQRAKALIEISHPDDREMLERGAFERLKKTIY; encoded by the coding sequence ATGTATACCTACGTTAGCGCTGAAGAAGCGGTATCATTGATCAAAAGTGGCGACAGAGTTTTTTCACACGGCTCCGCCTGCACGCCCAATGTTATTTTGGATGAATTGGCCAGGCAGTCGGCCAGGCTGAAGAATATTGAATTTGTTTCAATCACGCAGCAGGGCAACGTAGAAATCGCAAAACCGCAATATCAGGGAAGTTTTTATATTAATTCCCTGTTTACTTCAACACCGGTTCGTGAGGCTGTAAACTCAGAGCACGGCGATTTTATACCTGTTTTCCTGAGCGAAATTCCGACACTTTTTAAAAACGGGCTGCTGCCTATTGATGTGGCAATCGTAACGGTTTCACCACCGGATAACCATGGTTACTGTACTCTAGGAACTTCAGTCGACGTAGCGCGTTCGGCGGTAGATACTTCAAAAAAAATCATCGCAGTGGTAAATCCCAAAATGCCGAGAACCCACGGCGATGGGATGCTGCATATCCAGAAAATCGATAAAATGGTTTGGCACGAAGAGGAACTTCTGACCGTAGATTACGGATCAAAAGTGGGCGAAGAGGAACTGAAGATCGGTAAAAATGTCGCTGAACTGATTGATGATAAATCTACCCTGCAAATGGGAATCGGTACCATTCCTGATGCGGTTCTAAAATGCCTTCACAATCACAAAGACCTGGGAATCCACACAGAAATGCTGAGCGACGGGGTTATTGATTTGATTCTGAATGATGTGGTAAACAATAAATACAAAGGAACGCACAACAACCGGACGATTACAAGTTTCTGCTTCGGTACCAAGCGCCTTTACGATTTTGTGAATGATAATCCTTCGATTGCGTTTATGGATGTACAGCACGTGAATTTCCCGATCAATATCATGAAGAACAGGAAGATGACGGCGATTAACTCTGCAATTGAAGTGGATTTAACCGGACAGGTATGTGCAGACTCCATCGGAACTTTCCAGTTCAGCGGAATTGGAGGACAAATGGATTTCATGAGAGGCGCAGCGCTCAGTGAAGGCGGCAAACCAATTATCGCTATAAGTTCCAGAACCAAGAAAGGTATTCCGAGAATTGTCCCTTACCTGAAACAGGGAGCCGGCGTTGTGACTACCAGAGGACACATCCACTGGATAGTGACTGAGTATGGCGCAGTGAACCTTTATGGTAAAAATCTTCGCCAAAGGGCAAAAGCACTCATTGAAATTTCACATCCGGATGACAGAGAAATGCTGGAAAGAGGCGCCTTTGAAAGACTGAAGAAAACCATATATTAA
- a CDS encoding flavin reductase family protein: MKTIIPSEVSSMELQTILQTAIAPRPIALASTIDSEGNINLSPFSFFNMFSTAPPVVIFSPSRRVRDNTTKHTLENVLEVPEVVIGIVNFPIVQQISLASTEYGKAENEFLKSGLTMNDADLVKPKLIEECPVNLECKVLEVKHLGTEGGAGNLVICEVQKIHIQEEYLNEDGKLDQKKLDLVARLGGNWYSRNNEANLFEVPKPLVTKGIGFDQLPAAVRYSKVFTGNDLGMLANIEKLPCGEFSADEQAHLDAQKLLLENKIEEAWKLLINKKE; the protein is encoded by the coding sequence ATGAAAACCATTATACCATCCGAAGTTTCCTCGATGGAACTGCAAACCATACTGCAAACCGCCATAGCACCGCGGCCGATCGCGTTGGCGTCCACAATTGACAGCGAGGGAAATATCAATCTTTCGCCCTTCAGTTTTTTCAATATGTTCAGCACGGCGCCGCCGGTTGTGATTTTTTCGCCGTCGAGAAGAGTGCGGGACAATACGACTAAACATACACTGGAAAACGTTTTGGAAGTTCCGGAAGTCGTTATCGGAATCGTGAATTTCCCGATTGTGCAGCAGATTTCTTTGGCATCAACCGAATATGGTAAAGCTGAAAATGAGTTTCTAAAATCTGGACTGACAATGAATGATGCCGATTTGGTAAAGCCAAAACTGATTGAAGAATGCCCTGTAAATCTGGAATGTAAAGTTCTGGAAGTAAAACATTTGGGCACAGAAGGCGGCGCCGGAAATTTAGTTATCTGTGAAGTTCAGAAAATTCATATCCAAGAGGAATATTTAAATGAAGACGGAAAACTTGACCAGAAAAAACTGGATCTAGTCGCAAGACTCGGCGGAAACTGGTATTCGAGAAACAACGAAGCCAATCTTTTTGAAGTGCCAAAACCGCTTGTGACAAAAGGAATTGGTTTCGATCAACTTCCAGCTGCGGTCAGGTACAGCAAAGTGTTTACAGGTAACGATTTGGGAATGCTGGCAAATATTGAAAAACTTCCCTGTGGCGAATTCAGTGCTGATGAACAGGCACATCTCGACGCCCAAAAGTTGCTCCTTGAAAATAAAATAGAGGAAGCATGGAAGCTTCTAATCAATAAAAAAGAGTGA
- the hppD gene encoding 4-hydroxyphenylpyruvate dioxygenase, with translation MSTLTFAEKIAQAENFLPINGTDYIEFYVGNAKQAAHFYKTAFGFQSVAYAGPETGVRDRASYVLQQGKIRLVLTTGLKSDSPINEHVKKHGDGVKVLALWVDDAYSAFEETTKRGAKPYLEPTTLTDEHGEVRMSGIFTYGETVHMFVERKNYSGAFMPGYEKWESDYNPTDCGLLYVDHCVGNVGWDRMLPVVKWYEDVMGFVNILSFDDKQINTEYSALMSKVMSNGNGFAKFPINEPAEGKKKSQVEEYLDFYEDEGVQHIAVATKDIIKTVTDLKARGVEFLSAPPEAYYEMVPERVGHIDEDLKKLQELGILIDHDEEGYLLQIFTKPVEDRPTLFFEIIERHGAQSFGAGNFKALFEALEREQARRGNL, from the coding sequence ATGTCAACACTTACATTTGCCGAGAAAATAGCACAGGCAGAAAACTTTTTACCAATCAACGGTACAGACTATATTGAATTTTACGTGGGCAATGCTAAGCAGGCCGCGCATTTCTACAAAACCGCTTTCGGCTTCCAGAGCGTAGCCTATGCAGGCCCTGAAACTGGCGTGAGAGACCGCGCATCTTACGTTTTGCAGCAAGGAAAAATCAGGCTGGTGCTTACAACTGGACTTAAATCTGATTCACCTATCAATGAACACGTTAAAAAACACGGCGATGGTGTGAAAGTTCTGGCACTGTGGGTGGATGATGCTTATTCAGCTTTTGAAGAAACCACTAAACGTGGTGCAAAACCATATTTGGAACCAACCACACTCACTGATGAGCACGGTGAGGTCCGTATGTCCGGCATCTTCACCTATGGTGAGACGGTGCATATGTTTGTAGAAAGAAAAAATTACAGCGGTGCGTTCATGCCTGGTTACGAGAAGTGGGAATCCGACTACAATCCAACCGACTGCGGATTGCTTTACGTAGACCATTGTGTTGGAAATGTAGGTTGGGACAGAATGCTCCCGGTTGTAAAATGGTACGAAGATGTCATGGGCTTTGTAAATATCCTGAGTTTTGATGATAAACAGATCAACACTGAATATTCTGCACTAATGTCGAAAGTAATGAGTAACGGCAACGGTTTTGCAAAATTCCCAATCAACGAACCGGCAGAAGGAAAGAAAAAATCTCAGGTTGAAGAGTATCTGGATTTTTATGAAGACGAAGGTGTACAGCACATCGCCGTAGCAACAAAAGACATCATCAAAACCGTCACCGATCTGAAAGCCAGAGGCGTTGAGTTTCTTTCTGCTCCGCCAGAAGCTTACTACGAAATGGTTCCTGAGAGGGTTGGACATATTGATGAAGATCTAAAAAAACTTCAGGAACTGGGAATTCTTATTGATCATGATGAAGAAGGTTACCTCCTGCAGATCTTCACAAAACCGGTTGAAGACAGGCCTACCCTTTTCTTTGAAATCATCGAGAGACACGGTGCACAGAGCTTCGGTGCCGGCAACTTCAAGGCCCTGTTTGAAGCACTCGAAAGAGAACAGGCAAGACGCGGAAACCTTTAA
- a CDS encoding M16 family metallopeptidase, whose amino-acid sequence MEKYIIQHHSDKNGYPYETVTNDENNVRVYTLKNGLKVYLAQNFDAPKIQTYIPVRTGSNNDPEDNTGLAHYLEHMMFKGTSKIGTSNWEKEKELLDEISELFELHKAENNPEKKKEIYKRIDEVSQKASKFAIANEYDKAISSLGATGTNAHTWFDETVYKNNIPSNELKKWLKIEKERFSELVLRLFHTELESVYEEFNRAQDNDARLVQYALMELLFPTHPNGQQTTLGKAEHLKNPSMKAIHKYFDEYYVPNNYAIVLVGDLEFDETIKLVDEYFGKFEYRELPARTPVNEEPITEIRKRTVKSPTIPRIQIAWRTGSYGTQENLMADVVANILSNQGEAGLLDLNINNAQKALYATAFSMGLNEYGYFSAVIVPKENQTLDEAKDLILAEIEKVKKGDFPDWLLPAIMNDFKLQRLKGLETADGLATNLYQTFIRKQTWREELQELERYQQITKEEVVSFANDFFRENYVAVYKEKGENENLIRVENPGITPVQINRDEKSNFLKEILNIPSKEIKPQFIDYQKEIAEDKLDGKKVSFVKNKYNDIAQVHYIFPFGSDHDRELSLATMVLQYLGTDRFTTEELKQEFYKIGISNDFKTSPDQLTISLTGLEENLEKGIELLHHWMNNCVPDQQVYDECIKTILESREAAKKDKNKIMQGLQHYAKFGHNSRFRDVVSRERLEEIRCEEMTDKMKSLLSFPYEMFFYGIDFESFKLYSKPYVKPETLKIPERKIYPEPETKGKVYFVNYDMVQMEMAKVGRGNLVNTKNFGKINVFNEYFGSGLSSIVFQEIRESKSLAYSAYVSYQANPELQHPDYITTYIGTQPDKLAIAVETMSDLMNEFPQVEIQFNNSKNAALKQLAAGRITRTNIFFNHLRLKKLGIDYDLRIDLFKEIEKLSLHDLTQFYNSNIKPIDFNVAIIGKRENLDMESVGKMGTFQELSVEEIFNF is encoded by the coding sequence TTGGAAAAATATATCATTCAACATCATTCAGATAAAAACGGTTATCCATACGAAACAGTAACCAACGATGAAAACAATGTACGGGTTTACACCCTTAAAAACGGACTGAAAGTTTACCTTGCCCAGAACTTTGATGCACCAAAAATCCAGACTTATATTCCGGTGAGAACGGGGAGCAATAATGACCCCGAGGACAATACCGGGCTTGCGCATTATTTGGAGCACATGATGTTTAAAGGCACTTCAAAAATAGGAACCTCGAACTGGGAAAAGGAGAAAGAATTACTGGATGAAATTTCAGAATTATTTGAACTTCACAAAGCCGAAAACAACCCTGAAAAAAAGAAAGAAATCTACAAGAGAATTGATGAGGTTTCTCAAAAGGCGAGCAAATTCGCCATCGCAAACGAGTATGACAAAGCCATTTCTTCGTTAGGAGCAACCGGAACCAATGCGCACACCTGGTTCGACGAAACGGTTTACAAAAATAACATTCCCAGCAACGAACTCAAAAAATGGCTCAAAATCGAAAAAGAGCGTTTCTCCGAACTGGTTTTAAGGCTTTTTCATACTGAACTTGAAAGTGTTTACGAGGAATTTAACCGTGCACAGGACAACGACGCTCGCCTGGTTCAATACGCTTTGATGGAGCTGCTTTTTCCCACGCATCCGAACGGTCAGCAAACGACTTTGGGAAAAGCGGAGCATCTGAAAAACCCTTCCATGAAGGCAATTCACAAATATTTCGATGAGTATTACGTTCCCAATAACTATGCAATTGTCCTGGTCGGCGATCTTGAATTTGATGAAACGATCAAACTGGTGGATGAATATTTTGGGAAATTTGAATATAGAGAACTGCCTGCAAGAACACCGGTGAACGAAGAACCGATTACCGAAATTAGAAAGCGCACCGTAAAAAGTCCCACGATTCCGCGCATCCAGATTGCCTGGAGAACCGGCAGTTACGGAACTCAGGAAAACCTTATGGCAGATGTGGTTGCCAATATTCTGAGCAATCAGGGGGAGGCCGGACTTTTGGATCTGAATATCAACAACGCCCAAAAAGCGCTTTATGCGACAGCCTTTTCGATGGGATTAAACGAATACGGTTATTTTTCGGCGGTGATTGTACCAAAGGAGAACCAGACGCTGGATGAAGCCAAAGACCTTATTCTTGCAGAGATTGAAAAGGTGAAAAAAGGTGATTTTCCCGACTGGTTGCTGCCGGCAATCATGAACGATTTTAAACTTCAACGGTTGAAAGGACTTGAAACTGCGGACGGTTTGGCGACCAATCTTTACCAGACTTTTATCCGCAAACAAACCTGGCGCGAAGAACTGCAAGAACTTGAACGTTATCAGCAGATTACGAAGGAAGAAGTGGTAAGTTTTGCCAATGATTTTTTCAGAGAAAACTATGTAGCGGTGTATAAAGAAAAGGGTGAAAATGAAAATTTAATCCGCGTTGAAAATCCCGGAATTACGCCGGTTCAGATCAATCGTGACGAAAAATCCAATTTTTTAAAAGAAATTCTGAATATTCCTTCAAAAGAAATTAAGCCCCAATTTATTGATTACCAGAAAGAAATCGCCGAAGACAAACTTGACGGCAAAAAAGTAAGTTTTGTAAAAAATAAATACAATGACATTGCGCAGGTTCATTATATTTTTCCGTTTGGCAGCGACCACGACCGGGAACTTTCACTGGCGACGATGGTGCTGCAATACCTTGGAACTGACCGTTTTACCACCGAAGAACTGAAACAGGAGTTCTATAAAATCGGTATCAGTAACGATTTTAAAACTTCGCCAGACCAGCTCACCATTTCTTTAACCGGACTTGAAGAAAATCTCGAAAAAGGCATCGAACTGCTGCATCACTGGATGAATAACTGCGTTCCGGATCAACAGGTTTACGATGAATGTATAAAAACCATTTTGGAAAGCCGCGAAGCCGCTAAAAAAGACAAAAACAAAATCATGCAGGGGCTGCAGCATTACGCAAAATTTGGTCATAACTCGCGTTTCAGGGATGTGGTTTCCAGGGAAAGATTAGAGGAGATAAGATGTGAGGAAATGACGGACAAAATGAAATCACTCCTCAGTTTCCCATACGAAATGTTCTTCTATGGAATTGATTTTGAGTCATTTAAACTCTATTCAAAACCGTATGTAAAACCCGAAACCTTAAAAATTCCTGAAAGGAAAATATATCCCGAACCGGAAACCAAAGGCAAGGTGTATTTCGTAAACTACGACATGGTGCAGATGGAAATGGCGAAAGTGGGCCGCGGAAATTTGGTGAACACGAAGAATTTTGGGAAAATCAATGTGTTTAATGAATATTTTGGCAGCGGATTGTCGTCTATCGTTTTTCAGGAGATCCGTGAGAGCAAAAGTTTGGCGTATTCGGCCTACGTTTCATATCAGGCGAATCCCGAACTTCAGCACCCGGATTATATCACGACCTACATCGGGACGCAGCCCGACAAACTGGCTATTGCCGTGGAAACCATGTCTGACCTCATGAACGAATTTCCGCAGGTGGAAATTCAGTTTAATAATTCAAAAAATGCGGCGCTGAAACAGTTGGCAGCCGGACGAATTACCAGAACCAACATTTTCTTTAACCATTTAAGGCTCAAAAAATTAGGAATTGATTACGACTTACGTATAGATTTGTTTAAAGAAATCGAAAAACTTTCGCTCCATGATCTAACCCAATTTTATAATTCAAATATAAAACCAATTGATTTCAATGTTGCGATTATTGGGAAAAGGGAAAATCTGGATATGGAATCTGTCGGGAAGATGGGTACGTTTCAAGAACTTAGTGTAGAAGAAATCTTTAATTTTTAA
- the polA gene encoding DNA polymerase I produces MSHNNDKRLFLIDAYAMIFRGYYALIRNPRLTSKGLDTSAIFGFTNSLIELIRRERPSHLAVVFDVGRTNVRTNDFADYKANRGETPEAIQAAIPYIHRILEAMHIPILGVEGYEADDVIATIACKAEPVGYKIFMVTPDKDFGQLVTENIKIYKPGLKGGDVEILGVDEIKAKYQIEDPKQVIDFLAMMGDSIDNIPGLDGVGEKTAMKFLNEYGSIENLLANTHQLKGKLKEKVEASAERGLLSKKLATIICDVPIEFEEEYYNLDEPDFEKVREVFDEIEFRRLYENLYRAFKPEGMEHAVTDPGKISRYDKVNLSKDASETVQLDLFANFEELEQGTSSKNTIAENDHLYQLIDNPMAQRMLVNNLMKQRAVCFDTETTSLNEMEAELVGMSFSYKKGLAYYVPLSEKRDEARQTLEIFKPFFEKEDVLKIAHNLKFDYKILKLYGVGIKGNLFDTMIAHYLLNPDGRHGMDYLSEIYLNYKPVSIETIIGKKGKNQLTFREADLETQTNYAAEDADVTFQLYEIFAPQLQKENLEDLFYKVEMPLMKVLAKMELEGISLDENWLKQESRDLENDLKQLETKIFELSGEEFNMNSPRQLGEILFEKMQLDPKAKKTKTGQYQTSEDVLQKLAPKHEIIPHILEYRTYQKLKSTYVDALPTQIDKDDNRVHTNFSQTTAATGRLASVNPNLQNIPIRTLRGQQIRGAFVAGEGKKLISADYSQIELRLIAEIAGEENMIDAFKKGEDIHASTASKLFKIPLEEVSKTQRSQAKTVNFGIVYGQGAFALAEQTGLSRTEAKQMIDAYYENYPKLKEWMAEQVHKARQLGYVETILGRKRHLKDINSNNFVVKGHAERNAVNAPIQGSAADIIKIAMINIQKKLEEENLETKMLLQVHDELVFESPDNEVETASKLIKTEMESAFETQVPLLVAVGVGKNWLEAH; encoded by the coding sequence ATGTCACACAACAACGATAAACGCCTCTTTCTCATCGATGCTTATGCGATGATCTTCCGTGGTTATTATGCTCTGATACGCAATCCGCGTCTTACTTCAAAAGGGTTGGATACCTCCGCCATTTTTGGTTTTACCAACTCTTTGATTGAACTCATCCGCCGTGAAAGGCCGTCACATTTGGCCGTGGTTTTCGATGTGGGAAGAACGAACGTCCGCACCAATGATTTTGCAGATTATAAAGCGAATCGAGGTGAAACTCCGGAAGCAATTCAGGCTGCGATACCATATATTCACCGTATTTTGGAGGCGATGCATATTCCAATTTTGGGCGTGGAAGGTTATGAAGCTGATGACGTGATTGCAACCATTGCCTGTAAAGCAGAACCTGTTGGCTATAAGATTTTTATGGTGACGCCTGATAAAGATTTCGGGCAGTTGGTGACAGAAAATATCAAGATTTACAAACCCGGACTGAAAGGCGGCGACGTAGAAATTCTGGGAGTAGATGAAATAAAGGCCAAATACCAGATTGAAGATCCAAAACAGGTCATAGATTTCCTTGCAATGATGGGCGATTCTATCGATAATATTCCCGGATTGGACGGTGTGGGCGAAAAAACGGCCATGAAATTTCTGAATGAATATGGCTCCATTGAAAATCTTTTGGCAAACACTCATCAACTCAAAGGTAAGCTCAAAGAAAAAGTGGAAGCCAGCGCTGAACGCGGATTACTTTCCAAGAAACTGGCGACCATTATCTGCGATGTTCCGATTGAATTTGAGGAAGAATATTACAACCTGGATGAGCCCGATTTTGAAAAAGTACGCGAAGTATTTGATGAAATCGAATTCCGGAGGCTTTATGAAAATCTGTACCGGGCTTTCAAACCTGAAGGTATGGAACATGCCGTAACGGATCCAGGCAAGATCTCCCGGTATGATAAAGTGAACCTTTCAAAGGACGCTTCAGAAACGGTACAGCTGGATTTATTCGCCAATTTTGAAGAACTGGAACAGGGCACTTCCAGCAAAAATACCATTGCGGAAAATGACCATCTGTATCAGCTCATCGATAATCCCATGGCACAGCGAATGCTTGTGAACAACCTGATGAAGCAGCGTGCCGTATGTTTTGATACGGAAACCACTTCTTTAAACGAAATGGAAGCTGAATTGGTCGGGATGAGTTTCTCTTACAAAAAAGGACTCGCTTACTACGTTCCTTTGAGTGAAAAACGGGATGAAGCACGTCAAACTTTGGAAATTTTCAAACCTTTTTTTGAAAAAGAAGACGTGCTGAAAATTGCCCATAATCTTAAGTTCGATTATAAAATTCTGAAACTGTACGGTGTTGGCATCAAAGGGAATCTTTTCGACACCATGATTGCGCATTACCTCCTGAATCCCGACGGTAGACACGGAATGGATTATCTTTCAGAGATTTACCTGAATTATAAACCGGTTTCCATCGAAACGATTATCGGAAAAAAAGGCAAAAACCAACTGACTTTCCGTGAGGCAGACCTCGAAACACAGACCAATTATGCTGCCGAAGATGCAGATGTGACGTTCCAACTTTACGAAATTTTCGCGCCCCAACTCCAAAAAGAAAACCTCGAAGATTTATTTTACAAAGTCGAAATGCCTCTGATGAAAGTTTTGGCTAAAATGGAACTTGAAGGGATTTCCCTCGACGAAAATTGGCTGAAACAGGAAAGCCGGGATTTGGAAAACGACCTGAAACAACTCGAAACCAAGATTTTCGAACTTTCCGGTGAAGAATTTAACATGAATTCGCCGCGGCAACTCGGTGAAATTCTTTTCGAGAAAATGCAACTCGACCCAAAGGCCAAAAAAACCAAAACCGGACAGTACCAAACTTCCGAAGATGTCCTGCAGAAGCTGGCTCCCAAACACGAAATCATTCCGCATATTCTGGAATACCGGACTTACCAAAAACTTAAATCAACTTATGTGGACGCGCTTCCAACGCAGATTGACAAGGATGATAACCGCGTTCATACCAATTTTTCGCAAACCACGGCTGCAACCGGCCGTCTCGCTTCGGTGAATCCGAATTTGCAGAATATTCCGATCCGGACTTTACGCGGCCAGCAAATTCGCGGCGCTTTCGTTGCGGGAGAAGGCAAAAAACTGATTTCCGCGGATTATTCCCAGATCGAGCTGCGCCTCATTGCTGAAATTGCGGGCGAAGAAAACATGATCGATGCCTTCAAAAAAGGGGAGGATATTCACGCTTCCACCGCTTCAAAATTATTTAAAATTCCACTGGAGGAAGTTTCCAAAACCCAGCGTTCGCAGGCAAAAACGGTGAATTTCGGAATTGTGTACGGACAGGGTGCCTTTGCGCTGGCAGAACAGACCGGGCTTTCACGCACCGAAGCAAAACAGATGATTGATGCCTACTACGAAAATTATCCGAAACTGAAAGAATGGATGGCGGAACAGGTTCACAAGGCTCGTCAATTGGGTTATGTGGAAACCATTTTGGGCAGGAAACGCCATTTGAAAGATATTAATTCAAACAATTTTGTAGTGAAAGGCCACGCGGAAAGAAACGCGGTAAACGCCCCCATTCAGGGTTCTGCAGCAGATATTATCAAGATTGCGATGATCAATATTCAGAAAAAACTGGAGGAAGAAAACCTCGAAACCAAAATGCTGCTTCAGGTGCATGACGAACTGGTCTTTGAATCGCCTGATAATGAAGTGGAAACCGCATCAAAACTCATAAAAACCGAAATGGAAAGTGCTTTTGAGACCCAGGTTCCGCTGCTCGTGGCAGTGGGCGTGGGGAAAAACTGGCTTGAAGCGCATTAA
- the fahA gene encoding fumarylacetoacetase has translation MKSFVNYPENSDFSIHNIPFGVAVFNKEYIACATRIGDVVIDLATLYDFGFLDDVEGLNDNVFEAYTLNEFIELGKPVTNAVRLKIQELLLEGSSLSNDEKTIEECFFQIDEVKMLMPVHVPNYTDFYSSIEHATNVGKMFRDPANALLPNWKHLPVGYHGRASSIVVSGTDMHRPKGQTKPADADQPVFGPSKQLDFELEMAFIVNRNTEMGESISTAQAEDSIFGMVLFNDWSARDIQSWEYVPLGPFLAKNFGSSVSPWIITLEALEPFRTASPKQEPEVLDYLKFSGDKNYDINLEVSIAPEQGTETVICRSNYKFMYWNMCQQLAHHTVNGCNVEVGDMYASGTISGEEKDSFGSMLELTWRGQNPLKLSDGSERKFIDDNDTVIMRGFAEKDGVRVGFGEVSGKILPAK, from the coding sequence ATGAAATCTTTTGTAAACTACCCTGAAAATTCGGACTTTTCAATTCATAATATTCCATTTGGCGTAGCGGTTTTCAATAAAGAGTATATTGCGTGTGCCACGAGGATTGGCGATGTGGTTATAGACCTTGCCACACTTTACGATTTTGGTTTTCTGGATGACGTAGAAGGATTAAATGACAATGTTTTCGAAGCTTATACTTTAAATGAATTTATCGAACTTGGAAAGCCGGTTACTAATGCCGTTCGCCTGAAAATACAGGAACTTTTGCTTGAAGGCTCTTCCCTTTCGAATGACGAAAAGACAATTGAAGAATGCTTTTTCCAGATTGATGAAGTAAAGATGCTGATGCCGGTCCACGTCCCGAATTACACCGATTTCTACAGCAGTATAGAACACGCCACCAATGTTGGGAAGATGTTCCGCGATCCTGCCAATGCCCTTTTGCCAAACTGGAAACACCTGCCAGTCGGTTATCACGGACGGGCTTCGTCGATAGTGGTTTCCGGAACAGACATGCACAGGCCAAAAGGGCAAACTAAACCGGCCGATGCAGACCAACCTGTTTTCGGACCGTCGAAACAGCTCGATTTCGAATTGGAAATGGCATTCATCGTGAACAGAAATACGGAAATGGGGGAAAGCATCAGTACTGCTCAGGCTGAAGATTCAATTTTCGGGATGGTATTATTTAATGACTGGTCTGCACGCGACATCCAAAGCTGGGAATATGTACCTCTGGGACCGTTTTTAGCAAAAAATTTCGGAAGTTCAGTGTCACCCTGGATCATAACACTGGAGGCATTGGAACCTTTCAGAACTGCATCTCCTAAACAGGAACCTGAGGTTTTGGATTATCTGAAATTCAGCGGCGACAAAAATTACGACATCAACCTTGAAGTTTCAATCGCGCCTGAACAGGGTACTGAAACGGTTATTTGCCGAAGCAACTACAAATTCATGTATTGGAACATGTGCCAACAACTCGCTCATCATACTGTAAACGGCTGTAACGTGGAAGTTGGCGATATGTATGCTTCGGGAACAATTTCAGGTGAAGAAAAAGACTCATTCGGTTCGATGCTCGAACTTACATGGCGCGGACAAAATCCACTAAAACTTTCCGACGGAAGCGAAAGAAAATTTATTGATGATAATGACACGGTGATTATGCGTGGTTTTGCGGAAAAAGACGGGGTACGTGTAGGTTTTGGTGAAGTGAGTGGGAAAATATTGCCGGCGAAATGA